A single genomic interval of Terriglobus albidus harbors:
- a CDS encoding PQQ-binding-like beta-propeller repeat protein: MKTCKQLSWMMSVLLTAGAAQAQIGRGGPEWTTGGADAQRDSFLKYDSYISPASMAKPGFVFLWKQKLSAATSARLSQAVVMQTFIGYRGFKQLAFMSAGGNSIYALDYDLGRPYWEVSFPIVGGATACTTAGVSSPGRNTPLAPGAPGRGLGGSRPAYHSSKGKPGEGYPADAVGPGFGAPPPSTSSRTGTSAASAAPAIPASIMAPGGAFGRPLPVYFITSDGMLHGLGQSNGKEVEKPIPFLPAGSRASDVALVNGVVYAASLQGCAGANQVFALDTESKAVQSWKADGELPAAPALSSKGKLYVTAGKSLVQLEPKSLEAKVLSTQTSSFVTGAMLFKLKDKEVAAAGTTDSKIAIFDTATGDLLGMADVQGKPTALATYDDAAGARWLLVTDKDAAKGTVQALKLTLDGDKISVSTGWSSPDLDAPAQPAIINGVVFALSKGKAGKPATLYALDGTTGKKLWDSGTSVASYVTTSGLSASNGQVYFGTADNTLYAFGFPQERQ, from the coding sequence ATGAAGACCTGCAAACAGCTCTCCTGGATGATGAGTGTCCTGCTGACGGCCGGGGCCGCACAAGCCCAGATCGGCCGCGGAGGTCCGGAGTGGACGACTGGCGGCGCTGATGCGCAGCGTGATTCGTTTCTCAAGTACGACAGCTACATCAGCCCGGCATCGATGGCGAAACCGGGCTTTGTATTTTTGTGGAAGCAGAAGCTTAGCGCGGCAACGTCTGCCAGGCTGAGTCAGGCCGTGGTGATGCAGACCTTTATCGGATATCGCGGATTCAAACAGCTCGCGTTCATGTCTGCCGGAGGCAACAGTATCTATGCGCTCGACTACGATCTCGGCCGTCCTTATTGGGAGGTCAGCTTTCCCATTGTCGGCGGGGCCACCGCGTGTACAACGGCAGGTGTAAGCTCACCGGGACGCAACACGCCTTTAGCTCCAGGTGCTCCGGGACGCGGACTTGGGGGATCACGGCCGGCATATCACAGCTCGAAGGGCAAACCGGGCGAGGGATACCCTGCGGATGCTGTCGGCCCAGGCTTTGGAGCTCCGCCGCCTTCGACCTCGTCTCGTACAGGAACCAGCGCCGCCTCTGCCGCTCCGGCGATACCGGCGAGCATTATGGCGCCGGGTGGGGCCTTCGGAAGGCCTCTTCCGGTCTATTTCATCACCTCCGACGGTATGCTGCATGGCCTGGGGCAGTCGAATGGGAAGGAAGTCGAAAAACCGATCCCATTTCTTCCTGCAGGCAGCCGGGCATCCGATGTCGCTCTGGTAAACGGAGTGGTCTATGCGGCCTCTCTGCAGGGCTGCGCGGGAGCGAACCAGGTCTTTGCCCTCGATACAGAGAGCAAAGCCGTTCAAAGTTGGAAAGCAGATGGAGAGCTTCCAGCGGCGCCGGCGCTTTCATCCAAAGGCAAGCTGTATGTGACTGCAGGAAAGTCACTGGTACAACTGGAGCCGAAATCTCTGGAGGCGAAGGTGTTATCCACACAGACGTCGTCTTTCGTAACTGGAGCCATGCTCTTCAAGCTGAAGGATAAGGAGGTCGCTGCTGCCGGCACGACTGACAGCAAGATCGCCATATTCGATACAGCGACCGGCGACCTGCTGGGAATGGCAGACGTGCAAGGCAAGCCTACGGCGCTTGCCACCTACGACGATGCCGCCGGCGCACGCTGGTTGCTGGTGACGGACAAAGATGCCGCCAAAGGCACGGTGCAGGCGTTGAAGCTAACACTCGATGGCGACAAAATAAGCGTCTCCACGGGATGGAGCTCGCCGGACCTCGACGCACCGGCTCAGCCTGCAATCATCAACGGAGTGGTCTTTGCACTGTCGAAGGGAAAGGCTGGGAAGCCGGCCACGCTGTACGCCCTGGATGGAACGACAGGAAAGAAGCTGTGGGATAGCGGTACGTCGGTAGCGTCTTATGTCACAACCAGCGGCCTCTCTGCCAGCAATGGACAGGTGTACTTCGGCACAGCGGACAACACGCTATATGCCTTCGGCTTCCCACAGGAGCGGCAATAG
- a CDS encoding fumarylacetoacetate hydrolase family protein translates to MRLYRTSAGAFVEVDQTFYSVAATSWDELLTSPELQQRAKAATQSGGRASLDGLTVLAPVESQEVWASGVTYYRSRSARMEESKDAGGGDFYDRVYHAERPELFFKSAGKRAVGSGSAVRIRRDATWSVPEPELVMLLTPKGEIAGYTIGNDMSSRDIEGQNPLYLPQAKNYDGACALGPCILLATEPIAKSTRISISILRGGQALFTGETSMAEMKRELKELAGYLFRECSFPDGVFLMTGTGVVPPDNFTLESGDGIRITIDGIGTLENHVA, encoded by the coding sequence ATGAGACTTTATCGCACGTCGGCCGGGGCTTTCGTTGAGGTAGATCAGACGTTTTATTCAGTAGCGGCAACCAGCTGGGATGAACTACTAACCTCCCCCGAATTGCAACAGCGTGCCAAGGCGGCTACGCAGAGTGGAGGGCGCGCTTCACTCGATGGATTGACGGTGCTGGCTCCGGTGGAGAGCCAGGAGGTCTGGGCCTCTGGCGTGACCTACTATCGCAGCCGCAGCGCGCGCATGGAGGAGTCGAAGGATGCAGGTGGTGGTGACTTTTACGATCGCGTCTACCATGCTGAGCGCCCGGAGCTCTTTTTCAAATCCGCAGGGAAGCGCGCTGTTGGTTCGGGCAGTGCGGTGCGTATTCGCCGCGATGCCACATGGTCGGTGCCAGAGCCGGAGCTCGTCATGCTGCTGACTCCCAAAGGTGAGATTGCGGGCTACACCATCGGCAACGATATGAGCTCACGCGATATCGAAGGTCAGAACCCTCTCTATCTGCCGCAGGCGAAGAACTACGACGGCGCCTGCGCTCTGGGACCGTGCATCCTGCTGGCGACGGAGCCAATTGCGAAGTCCACCAGAATTTCGATCTCGATCCTCCGTGGCGGACAGGCCCTCTTCACAGGAGAAACCTCGATGGCGGAGATGAAACGTGAGTTGAAAGAGCTTGCCGGGTATCTCTTCCGTGAGTGCAGCTTCCCGGACGGTGTGTTCCTGATGACGGGCACGGGCGTGGTGCCACCGGACAACTTCACGTTGGAATCGGGCGATGGAATCCGCATCACGATTGATGGCATTGGAACCCTCGAAAATCACGTCGCCTGA
- a CDS encoding cupin domain-containing protein codes for MAPLEVILKRFETPDEIRIFEKGRFEVVRLGGMSIGRATYEPGWKWSEHVGKPSGQTSCHVEHVGMVVSGQATAAMDDGNVIVMKPGDLFYIAPGHDSWVVGEEPYVSLHFLGADNYAQKQEP; via the coding sequence GTGGCCCCGCTTGAGGTCATCCTGAAGCGATTCGAGACGCCGGACGAGATCCGAATCTTCGAAAAAGGCAGGTTTGAGGTGGTGCGGCTAGGTGGCATGTCCATCGGCCGCGCTACCTATGAACCAGGATGGAAGTGGAGCGAACACGTGGGTAAGCCCTCGGGTCAGACCAGTTGCCACGTAGAGCATGTCGGCATGGTGGTCTCCGGCCAGGCAACCGCAGCCATGGATGATGGCAATGTCATCGTCATGAAGCCGGGGGACCTCTTCTACATCGCTCCGGGACACGATAGCTGGGTAGTAGGCGAAGAGCCGTACGTATCGTTACACTTTCTTGGCGCCGATAATTACGCACAAAAACAGGAGCCGTAA
- a CDS encoding phosphoglycerate kinase produces the protein MAKLSIRDLDLDNKRLFIRVDFNVPLADGGHSITDDTRIRETLPTIEYAIRHHAKVILAAHLGRPKGKVNPEMSLRPVVDRLRQLLDHALGEQVNVAFSPDCVGEVAEELTRQLESGQVLLLENLRFHAEEEKNDPAFAKKLARLADVYVNDAFGAAHRAHASTEGITHYVQQSAAGLLMEKELNYLGKALHNPDKPFAAIIGGAKVSDKIDVIESLLDKVDTLLIGGGMAYTFLNAKGQKTGKSLVEADKIDVAKAAMDKAAAKGVKLLLPVDHVLADKFDAKAKTQIFDGEGDFPADWMALDIGPKSIELFKHVVTDARTIVWNGPMGVFEMPAFAKGTMAIARAVAANHDATSIVGGGDSVAAVHAAEVTERITHVSTGGGASLEFLEGKKLPGVEALTNK, from the coding sequence ATGGCCAAGCTCTCCATCCGCGATCTCGATTTGGACAACAAGCGTCTCTTCATCCGCGTGGACTTTAATGTTCCGCTGGCGGACGGAGGACACTCGATCACCGACGACACCCGTATCCGTGAGACCCTTCCCACGATCGAATATGCCATCCGCCACCATGCAAAGGTCATTCTGGCGGCGCATCTTGGCCGTCCCAAAGGCAAGGTAAATCCTGAGATGAGTCTGCGCCCGGTCGTCGACCGCTTGCGCCAGTTGCTGGATCATGCACTGGGTGAGCAGGTCAACGTTGCCTTCTCTCCGGATTGTGTTGGTGAAGTCGCAGAAGAGCTGACGCGTCAGCTTGAGAGCGGGCAGGTGCTCCTGCTCGAGAACCTGCGCTTCCATGCCGAAGAGGAGAAGAACGATCCCGCCTTCGCAAAGAAGCTGGCCAGGCTGGCCGACGTCTATGTGAATGACGCTTTTGGCGCTGCCCACCGCGCCCATGCCTCAACCGAGGGAATTACGCATTACGTACAGCAGTCCGCCGCGGGTCTCCTGATGGAGAAGGAGCTTAACTATCTCGGCAAGGCTCTGCACAACCCCGATAAGCCATTTGCGGCGATCATTGGAGGCGCCAAAGTCTCCGACAAGATTGACGTGATCGAAAGCTTACTCGATAAGGTCGACACCTTGTTGATCGGCGGAGGCATGGCCTACACCTTCCTCAATGCCAAGGGCCAGAAGACGGGTAAGAGCCTGGTGGAAGCCGATAAGATCGACGTCGCCAAGGCCGCCATGGACAAGGCAGCCGCCAAAGGGGTGAAACTCCTGCTGCCGGTCGATCATGTTCTGGCTGACAAGTTCGATGCCAAGGCGAAGACACAGATCTTCGACGGTGAGGGCGACTTCCCTGCCGACTGGATGGCGCTGGATATCGGTCCGAAATCGATTGAACTGTTCAAGCACGTCGTTACCGATGCACGCACGATCGTCTGGAATGGACCGATGGGAGTCTTCGAGATGCCGGCCTTCGCCAAGGGCACCATGGCGATTGCTCGCGCCGTAGCGGCGAATCACGACGCCACCAGCATCGTGGGCGGAGGCGACTCAGTAGCCGCGGTTCATGCGGCCGAGGTCACAGAAAGGATCACGCACGTCTCCACCGGCGGCGGAGCCAGCCTGGAGTTCCTCGAAGGCAAGAAGCTGCCTGGCGTGGAAGCGCTGACGAACAAATAG
- the tpiA gene encoding triose-phosphate isomerase produces MRKKLIAANWKMYKTPSEALTFVEAFLPLVAGHTRDEIVLFPSITSLATVINRVRGTNVAAGAQSMHWANEGAYTGHTSPVMLTTLGATHVLIGHSENRQYDNETDERINLKVKAAISHGLIPLLCIGEQLDERESGKTEDVLASQLAGALAGFPKEHADKLVIAYEPVWAIGTGLTATPEIAEETHVIVRNHMAQHLGDVANDIRILYGGSVKPENSKSLLEQPNIDGALVGGASLKPDSFAAIAQY; encoded by the coding sequence ATGCGTAAAAAACTGATCGCTGCCAACTGGAAGATGTACAAAACTCCTTCCGAAGCGCTGACCTTTGTCGAGGCCTTCCTGCCGCTCGTGGCTGGACATACCCGCGACGAGATCGTGCTCTTCCCTTCCATCACATCGCTTGCGACAGTTATCAACCGTGTCCGCGGCACCAATGTCGCGGCCGGCGCGCAAAGCATGCACTGGGCCAATGAGGGTGCTTATACTGGCCACACCTCGCCCGTCATGTTGACCACGCTTGGCGCGACTCACGTGCTCATCGGGCACTCCGAGAACCGTCAGTACGATAACGAAACCGACGAGCGCATCAACCTGAAGGTGAAAGCGGCGATCTCTCACGGTCTGATACCGCTGCTCTGCATCGGCGAGCAGCTCGATGAACGCGAGTCTGGCAAGACAGAAGATGTTCTCGCCAGCCAGTTGGCCGGAGCGCTTGCCGGCTTTCCGAAAGAGCATGCAGACAAGCTGGTTATCGCGTATGAGCCGGTATGGGCCATCGGCACAGGCCTGACCGCAACACCTGAGATCGCTGAAGAGACGCACGTCATCGTTCGCAACCACATGGCACAGCATCTGGGCGACGTTGCGAACGACATCCGCATTCTTTACGGTGGCTCCGTCAAACCGGAAAACTCGAAGTCGCTTCTCGAACAGCCCAATATTGATGGAGCCCTTGTCGGCGGCGCCAGCCTGAAGCCGGACTCCTTCGCTGCCATCGCGCAGTACTAA
- a CDS encoding RidA family protein codes for MTRTNIAGTSPYEPIIGFSRAVKVGGHVHVSGTGPVGADKEDVAAQTRKTLEIIQTALEKAGARLEHVVRTRMFLTHTADWEEVGRVHGEFFGSIRPAATMVVVKELLNPDWRIEIEADAFITD; via the coding sequence GTGACACGCACGAATATTGCAGGCACTTCTCCCTATGAGCCGATCATCGGCTTCTCCCGCGCGGTCAAGGTCGGTGGGCACGTCCATGTCTCCGGTACCGGACCGGTAGGCGCTGACAAGGAAGACGTAGCCGCTCAGACCCGTAAGACCCTCGAAATTATTCAGACCGCCCTGGAGAAAGCAGGCGCCCGCCTGGAGCATGTGGTGCGCACCAGGATGTTCCTGACCCATACGGCGGATTGGGAAGAGGTGGGCCGCGTGCATGGCGAGTTCTTCGGCAGCATTCGGCCGGCGGCGACGATGGTGGTCGTCAAGGAACTGCTCAATCCCGACTGGCGTATCGAAATCGAAGCCGACGCATTCATCACAGACTAG
- a CDS encoding thiamine pyrophosphate-dependent enzyme has product MSNTSDVLVERLIAWGVDTIFGLPGDGINGVFEALRQRKDRIRFIHVRHEESAAFAACAYAKFTGRLGVCIATSGPGGIHLLNGLYDAKMDHAPVLAITGLQHADLLGTFAQQDVALDKLFIDVCEYNERVMNGAHIEGLTDLAIRTALARRGVAHLTLPVDVQTQPVRQGRSDRNPPHHSTATPTFDAHLPSQVDLQHAADILNRGKRIAILAGQGALHATDELERMAAVLGAPIIKSLLGKAAVPDDSPYTTGGIGLLGTEPSQTALEDCDTLLMVGTSFPYIEFLPKPGDAKCVQIDCDPQRISLRYPADVGIVGDTRVCLKALLPMLKKHDDRFLRSAQKGKQKWAELIEKQGTHLDKPMKPQVVGWELGKRIPANAIITSDSGTITTWWARYVPALRGQKHSCSGNLASMACGLPYAIAAAVAYPDRPVYCIIGDGGLSMLMGELITIAAYKLNIKIIVIKNNTLGQIKWEQMVFLGNPEYACDLFPADFATIARGCGIPSRTIEDPARCGADLELALQRQGAALVEAVVDPFTPPMPAKVKPSQAAKLAESLMRGEPNRGKIALTAVSDAVRELV; this is encoded by the coding sequence ATGTCAAATACATCGGATGTACTGGTGGAACGGCTGATCGCCTGGGGCGTGGACACGATTTTCGGTCTTCCCGGCGATGGCATCAATGGAGTTTTCGAAGCGTTGCGGCAGCGGAAAGACCGCATCCGGTTTATCCATGTGCGGCACGAAGAATCGGCAGCCTTTGCCGCATGCGCCTATGCCAAGTTCACTGGCAGACTGGGCGTCTGCATCGCCACCTCCGGCCCAGGCGGAATTCATCTACTCAACGGTCTTTATGACGCCAAGATGGACCATGCCCCGGTCCTTGCGATCACGGGATTGCAGCACGCAGATTTGCTGGGAACCTTTGCTCAGCAGGACGTCGCGCTGGATAAGCTCTTTATCGATGTCTGCGAGTACAACGAGCGGGTCATGAACGGCGCGCATATCGAAGGCCTGACCGACCTTGCGATCCGAACGGCGCTGGCCAGACGAGGTGTCGCGCATCTCACCCTGCCGGTCGATGTCCAAACACAACCGGTCAGGCAAGGGCGGTCTGACCGGAATCCTCCGCATCACTCAACCGCAACACCAACCTTTGACGCACACCTTCCCTCCCAGGTCGACCTGCAGCATGCGGCCGACATTCTGAACCGCGGCAAGCGGATCGCTATCCTTGCCGGCCAGGGGGCACTGCATGCGACTGATGAACTCGAGCGTATGGCGGCAGTTCTGGGAGCTCCCATCATCAAATCGCTGCTCGGCAAGGCTGCGGTTCCGGATGATAGTCCTTACACCACAGGTGGCATTGGCTTGTTGGGAACGGAGCCGTCGCAGACCGCACTCGAAGACTGCGACACGCTGCTGATGGTGGGTACGTCCTTCCCCTACATTGAGTTCCTGCCGAAGCCTGGCGATGCAAAGTGCGTCCAGATCGACTGCGACCCGCAGCGCATCAGTCTGCGATATCCAGCCGACGTCGGCATCGTGGGAGACACCCGGGTATGTTTGAAGGCCCTGCTGCCGATGTTGAAGAAGCATGACGATCGCTTCCTGCGGAGCGCCCAGAAGGGTAAGCAGAAATGGGCAGAGCTGATCGAGAAGCAAGGAACCCATCTCGATAAACCGATGAAGCCGCAAGTCGTCGGCTGGGAACTGGGCAAGCGAATTCCCGCGAACGCGATTATTACCTCGGACTCAGGAACGATTACGACCTGGTGGGCGCGTTATGTCCCCGCTCTCCGCGGGCAGAAGCATAGCTGCAGCGGTAATCTCGCCAGCATGGCTTGCGGCCTTCCCTATGCAATCGCAGCCGCTGTCGCGTATCCGGATCGGCCGGTCTACTGCATCATCGGCGACGGCGGCCTGTCCATGCTGATGGGTGAACTGATCACCATCGCGGCGTACAAGCTGAATATCAAGATCATCGTCATCAAGAACAACACTCTCGGCCAGATCAAATGGGAACAGATGGTGTTTCTGGGTAACCCCGAGTACGCCTGTGATCTTTTCCCCGCTGACTTTGCCACTATTGCGCGAGGCTGCGGCATCCCCTCACGGACGATCGAGGACCCGGCACGCTGCGGCGCAGACCTGGAGCTGGCGCTGCAACGGCAAGGCGCTGCTTTGGTGGAAGCAGTGGTCGATCCCTTTACGCCGCCAATGCCGGCAAAGGTCAAGCCATCCCAGGCGGCCAAGCTGGCAGAGTCGCTGATGCGGGGAGAACCGAACCGCGGGAAGATCGCTCTGACAGCTGTCTCCGATGCAGTTCGCGAACTGGTCTAA
- a CDS encoding PQQ-binding-like beta-propeller repeat protein: MKRSSVTLLGGALFLLCSAGWAVNFLTEGVDNGRTGWLQGDKSFTPQNVKGMKLLWKTKLDSTPREMHNLFAPLLLENVETPSGKKEVAVVAGVTDDLFGLDGKTGDQLWHVHYDTTFTPVPGARGGGTLCPGGQTAVPVATPGDKPGDYTVYAVSWDGRLRTINAADGKDIVPPAKFLPPNGKPYALNLLDGVIYTSVSQGCGGLTFASYAYNLKTKVTSVFYPSGGGLWGRRGVGLSPDGISYMGTGDGEWDVENGHLGNGIIGVKLNKSEDLELVDYFAPKNADWMWKRDLDVNVSPVAIDYKGKHLLLGSSKECRVWLLDRDNFGGDDHRQVLADTPLLCNVEANFAGEGVWGALSTWQDAQGTWWLAVPFYGPVAPKFHAPVEYGRPKHGGIATFKITEKDGKWSLVPVWMSEDMDLAEEAIIANGVMLAYASGEDARQSLPDAAWNEPKITTSGFGPLLGSPDRIKGSRHATLYALDAATGKALWSSGEQISNWNHFTGISAANGRVYIPTFDGNLYCFGVAQ, from the coding sequence ATGAAACGATCGAGCGTTACGCTGTTGGGCGGCGCATTGTTTCTCCTTTGCTCCGCCGGATGGGCGGTGAACTTCCTGACAGAGGGTGTCGATAACGGCCGGACAGGCTGGCTACAAGGCGACAAGTCGTTCACGCCACAGAACGTGAAGGGCATGAAGCTGCTTTGGAAGACCAAACTGGACAGCACGCCACGCGAGATGCACAACCTGTTCGCTCCTCTACTGCTGGAGAACGTGGAGACTCCTTCCGGGAAGAAGGAAGTCGCCGTCGTTGCCGGCGTGACGGACGATCTTTTCGGTCTGGATGGAAAGACCGGTGACCAGCTCTGGCATGTGCACTACGACACCACTTTCACGCCGGTTCCGGGCGCCCGTGGGGGAGGCACCTTGTGTCCGGGAGGACAGACTGCGGTTCCAGTGGCTACACCCGGAGATAAACCAGGCGACTATACCGTCTATGCGGTCAGCTGGGATGGACGCCTGCGCACCATCAACGCTGCCGACGGCAAGGACATCGTGCCTCCGGCAAAGTTCCTGCCTCCCAATGGCAAGCCCTATGCGCTGAATTTGTTGGACGGTGTGATCTATACAAGCGTCTCGCAGGGCTGTGGCGGGCTGACCTTCGCCAGTTACGCCTATAACCTGAAGACCAAAGTGACGAGCGTCTTCTATCCCAGCGGCGGTGGCCTGTGGGGACGTCGTGGCGTGGGGCTGAGCCCAGATGGCATCAGTTACATGGGCACGGGCGACGGAGAGTGGGATGTCGAGAATGGCCACCTTGGGAACGGCATCATCGGCGTCAAGCTGAACAAGAGCGAAGACCTGGAGCTGGTGGATTACTTCGCGCCCAAGAATGCGGACTGGATGTGGAAGCGCGACCTCGACGTCAACGTCAGTCCCGTAGCAATCGATTACAAGGGCAAGCATCTGCTCCTTGGCAGCAGTAAGGAGTGCCGCGTCTGGCTGCTCGACCGCGACAACTTTGGAGGCGACGATCACCGCCAGGTATTGGCCGATACTCCTCTGCTGTGCAACGTCGAAGCAAACTTTGCCGGCGAAGGTGTCTGGGGAGCACTGAGCACGTGGCAGGACGCTCAGGGTACGTGGTGGCTGGCGGTTCCCTTCTATGGTCCAGTTGCTCCTAAATTTCATGCGCCGGTGGAATACGGGCGGCCGAAACATGGCGGTATCGCGACTTTCAAGATCACAGAGAAGGACGGCAAGTGGTCGCTTGTGCCTGTATGGATGAGCGAGGATATGGATCTCGCCGAAGAGGCCATCATCGCGAACGGAGTCATGCTGGCATATGCCAGCGGCGAGGATGCGCGCCAGTCACTTCCCGATGCGGCCTGGAATGAACCCAAGATCACGACCTCAGGCTTCGGGCCCTTGCTTGGCTCGCCGGATCGCATCAAAGGATCGCGCCATGCAACGTTGTATGCGCTCGACGCAGCTACCGGAAAGGCGCTGTGGTCGAGCGGAGAGCAGATCTCGAATTGGAACCACTTTACCGGGATCTCGGCAGCGAATGGCCGCGTATACATCCCCACCTTTGATGGCAACCTGTACTGCTTTGGAGTGGCCCAATGA
- the gap gene encoding type I glyceraldehyde-3-phosphate dehydrogenase, whose protein sequence is MAVKVGINGFGRIGRNVFRTAINNPEIEFVAVNDLTSPATLAHLLKYDSILGNLPNDISAGADYIQVDGKKIKVYAERDPAKLPWAEVGAQIVVESTGHFTDATKAKAHLGETVKKVIISAPATNEDITLVLGVNQEKYDPAKHNVLSNASCTTNCLAPVVKVLHESFGIVNGIMTTVHSYTNDQVILDFPHKDLRRARAAAINLIPSSTGAAKALKLVIPEMAGKLDGFAIRVPTPNVSVVDLTFVAEKPVTIETVNAAIKAASEGPLKGILGYTTEELVSSDFKGDNRSSIFDSALTKVIGNTVKIISWYDNEWGYSSRVKDLILFLEQKGL, encoded by the coding sequence ATGGCAGTGAAGGTAGGAATCAACGGCTTCGGCCGCATCGGCCGCAATGTCTTCCGCACCGCAATCAATAACCCTGAAATTGAGTTTGTCGCCGTTAACGACCTGACCAGCCCGGCGACGCTGGCACACCTGTTGAAGTACGACTCCATCCTGGGCAACCTGCCGAACGACATCTCGGCCGGTGCAGACTACATCCAGGTGGATGGCAAGAAGATCAAGGTTTATGCTGAGCGCGATCCTGCCAAGCTTCCCTGGGCCGAAGTAGGCGCCCAGATCGTCGTCGAGTCGACCGGCCACTTTACCGACGCCACCAAGGCAAAGGCTCACCTCGGCGAGACCGTCAAGAAGGTCATCATCTCCGCTCCTGCCACCAACGAGGACATCACGCTCGTGCTGGGTGTAAACCAGGAGAAGTACGATCCTGCCAAGCACAACGTCCTGTCCAACGCGTCGTGCACCACGAACTGCCTTGCTCCCGTGGTGAAGGTGCTGCATGAGAGCTTCGGCATCGTCAACGGCATCATGACGACGGTCCATAGCTACACCAACGACCAGGTGATCCTGGACTTCCCACACAAGGACCTGCGCCGCGCCCGCGCCGCTGCCATTAACCTGATCCCAAGCTCGACCGGCGCCGCCAAGGCCCTGAAGCTCGTGATCCCGGAGATGGCCGGCAAGCTGGACGGCTTCGCAATCCGAGTCCCAACCCCGAACGTCTCGGTTGTTGACCTGACCTTCGTCGCCGAAAAGCCGGTGACCATTGAAACCGTCAATGCAGCGATCAAGGCCGCTTCGGAAGGCCCGTTGAAGGGCATCCTCGGCTACACCACGGAAGAATTGGTCTCCTCTGACTTCAAGGGTGATAACCGCTCCTCGATCTTCGACTCGGCCCTGACCAAGGTCATTGGCAATACGGTGAAGATCATTAGCTGGTACGACAACGAGTGGGGCTACTCCTCACGCGTGAAGGACCTGATCCTCTTCCTCGAGCAGAAGGGGCTCTAA